The Candidatus Tumulicola sp. genomic sequence CGTCTGACGACATCGAGATGACGTTTACGGAGCACCTCGCGGAGCTCCGTAATCGTCTGCTGATCTCCATCATCGCGGTCTGTTTGATCTCGGTGCTCGCCTTCGGTTTCATGCCGCGCCTCATGAACTTCATGGAGGCGTATTTCTTGCCCGGCATCCAGCTGCACGTGTTCTCGCCGGCCGAGGTGATCCGCGTCCAGATCAAACTCTCGGTGTTGGTCGGCATCGTCGTCGCGTTTCCCCTCATCCTCTATCAGATCTACGCCTTCGTCTCTCCCGCCCTCAACCGGCGCGTGCGCGCGCGCATCGCGTGGTTCGCGCTGCCGTCGCTGTTCATGTCGCTCGCCGGCATCGCATTTTGCGGGTTCTTCATCATACCGTTCGTCATGCGAACGCTCCTCAAGTATACGCAAAGCTCGGGGCTGGTGGGCACGTATCAGCTCGATCCGACGATCGGATTCGTGATCATCCTGCTCGGTATTTTCGCCGTCATGTTCCAACTGCCGATCGTGCTGGCGATCCTGGCAAGCGTCGGGCTCGTAAACGCGCGCATGCTCGCGGAGAAGTGGCGTCACGCTACGATGATCATCATCATCGCGGCGGGCATCGGTGCGCCGGACGGCAACCCGCTCACCATGCTGCTGCTCGCGCTGCCGCTCATCGTCT encodes the following:
- the tatC gene encoding twin-arginine translocase subunit TatC; this encodes MTFTEHLAELRNRLLISIIAVCLISVLAFGFMPRLMNFMEAYFLPGIQLHVFSPAEVIRVQIKLSVLVGIVVAFPLILYQIYAFVSPALNRRVRARIAWFALPSLFMSLAGIAFCGFFIIPFVMRTLLKYTQSSGLVGTYQLDPTIGFVIILLGIFAVMFQLPIVLAILASVGLVNARMLAEKWRHATMIIIIAAGIGAPDGNPLTMLLLALPLIVLYVLSILVVRLVQPKIAAEKGTASDGA